A stretch of the Aegilops tauschii subsp. strangulata cultivar AL8/78 chromosome 4, Aet v6.0, whole genome shotgun sequence genome encodes the following:
- the LOC141021840 gene encoding uncharacterized protein — MQKPALFQLSVDKTQSVLLFQLSATERCVIFDNFLADPRYTFAGFSIRGDKTRLERVNLEVANFVDTQKEWRVPEATKELDSLADVAGMLVDDYYNNMKKKITNDEH, encoded by the coding sequence ATGCAGAAACCCGCCCTCTTCCAACTCTCTGTCGACAAGACTCAGTCGGTGCTGCTCTTCCAACTGAGCGCCACTGAAAGGTGCGTCATCTTCGACAACTTCCTCGCTGACCCCAGGTACACCTTTGCTGGCTTCTCCATCAGAGGCGACAAAACCAGGCTAGAGCGCGTCAATCTGGAGGTCGCCAACTTCGTCGACACCCAGAAGGAATGGAGGGTGCCCGAGGCCACAAAGGAGTTGGACTCCCTTGCAGACGTCGCTGGCATGCTCGTTGACGACTACTACaacaacatgaagaagaagataACCAACGATGAACACTAG